The Phaeobacter gallaeciensis DSM 26640 genomic sequence CTGGCAGGGGGAGGCCATTAGCGGCGGCTACAGCCTGCATGTGGGCGAGGCTGACAGCTATTTGGCACTGTACTGCCCCCCAGAACCCCTGGCCAAAGCCCCGACCAGCTACACCGTAAACGGAGGGCTCAACCATATCGCCGTTGTTGTCGACGATTTGGACGCCGTCGAAACACGGGTTCGCGCGGCTGGCTTCATCCCGGGCGAGCATCACGACTATGAACCGGGTCGCAGGTTCTATTTCCGCGACCGGGACAATATCGAATTCGAGGTGGTTCAATATGATGCTTGATCTCCTTTGGCACAGCAGCCACCCGCGCGCGGTTTTACCCACCCAGCGGCGGCACCCCGCCCCGACGATATTGTCGCAGCAGCGCGCGACGACACGCCAGCTGCCACGGATCCGACGCTCTTCCACGATCAGCCGTCTGATCAGCTTACTGCAAGGGCTGGATCCCCGGCCACGGGTGCCCCGCCACAGCATCACCGGCAAAACATCCAGTCTGCCTGAGGTTCCCTGACCGCACCAAGACGCCGCCGCGATGAAGACAAAAGCGGACCGAAGTCGGCCGACACATTGCGAGTTTCTCGCCAAATCTCCGTCCGGGGGCGTCTAAAAAAGCGGAGTTTTCCGCCTGTTGGCATGAAATCGCTGTGGACAGGCAACCCCGCCCTCTTGCATTCGGCGGCAGGATTGGGTCAGGTAAATACGACACAACCGGTTTGTCCCGCTGTCAGTTCGGCAGTGGGACAACCGGTTTTCCTATAGACGCGAACCGCCACGGCTGGTGGCCAAACCTGACACGATATCTGGACACAGACATGGAAAAGATCCCGATGACCCCCACGGGTCACGCCGCCCTCGAAACTGAGCTGAAGACCCTGAAATCGGTGGAACGCCCGGCGATCATCAAGGCCATCGCCGAAGCCCGCGAGCTGGGCGACCTGTCGGAGAACGCCGAATACCATTCCGCGCGCGAAAAACAGTCCTTCATCGAAGGCCGTATCAAAGAGCTGGAGGGCATCCTGTCGCTGGCCGATGTGATCAACCCGGCAAAGCTCTCCGGTGCAATCAAGTTCGGCGCCAAGGTCACCGTCGTCGACGAAGACACTGACGAAGAGAAGACCTGGCAAATCGTCGGCGAACATGAGGCCAATATCGAAGCCGGTCTTTTGAACATCAAATCCCCCATCGCCCGTGCCCTGATCGGCAAGGAAGAAGGCGACAGCGTCGAAGTCCGCACCCCCGGTGGGGATCGCGCTTATGAGATCCTCAAGATCATCTACGCTTAACATACAGCAGCGGCGTGGCGCGCCATACAGGCGCCCCGCCAATCTCTCCCAGCCGCCGCACACTGCGGCATATGCCAACCCATCTCGCCCCTGTTTCCGAGCAACAGTATGACCCGTTCCAGTTCCCCAGCCGCAACGCCGCCCACCAGCGCCCTAGAGGCACCACCGGAACGCCCGGTCTTTGGCCTGATCGAAGCTGCGGCACTCGGGCTCAGCGCCCTGTGGTTTCTGGCAATCGTCGCGATTTTTGTATTGGGTGGCACAGCAGATGCGCCAGCAGCGGGATGGCCGGATATTCTGCTGCGAATCGTCGCGGTGATCCTGCCGGTGCTACTGATCTGGGTGGGCGCCATCGCCCTGCGCTCAGCGCAGGTGATGCGAGATGAATCACAACGGCTCCACGCGGCCATCGACGGGATGCGCAACGCCTATATTGCCCATGCTCAACAGGCGGCCTCGGTTGCCGAACCTTCAGTGACCCGCAAGCTGGATGAAATCGCCGCCGCGACCCGCAAGACAGAAACCGCGCTTGCCACATTCCAGACCAGCCGCCGAGCCCGGCCGATGCCGGGGATCTCCACGACTGCCGCAGCAGGGGGCGAGACGACCGATCAGGGGCTTCTGGCACTTGGTACCCCCGCCGAGGATCTGGCCACTCCGCTGCCCTCTGCCCAGTTGATCCGTGCGCTGAATTTTCCGGAAACCGCAGAGGATGAGGAAGGGTTTGCCGCGCTGCGTCTGGCCCTGCAGGACCGTAAGGCCGCACAGATCATTCAGGCCGCACAAGATGTGCTGACACTGCTCAGCCAAGACGGCATCTATATGGATGATCTGCGCCCCGATATGGCGCGTCCGGAAATCTGGCGTCAGTTCGCACAAGGTGCCCGTGGCCGCGCGGTCGCAGCCTTGGGCGGGGTGCGGGATCGCAGTTCACTCGCGCTCACGAACGCGCGGATGAAACAGGATCCGATCTTCCGTGATGCCGCACATCACTTCCTGCGCCGTTTTGACCAGATGCTAGCCGAGTTTGAGGACGACGCCAGCGATGCAGAGATTTCGTCACTGGGCGAAACCCGCACTGCCCGCGCCTTCATGCTGTTGGGGCGTGTTGCTGGCACCTTCGACTAGACCCGCGCGGGTTAGAGGCCGAAACTGGCGTAGGGTATGAAACGCACCGGGTCACCGGGTTCGATCGTGGCCGCGCCATCCGCCAATTCAACCAGCCCCTCCGCCCAGCTGAGCGAACTGACCCGTCCTGAGCCTTCGGATTTGAACACCTCAACCTTGCCATCCCGCACACGGGCACGCAGATATTCCCGCCGCCCTGGCTTTTTCCGCTTATGAAAGGCGGCCGGTAAGTCAAAGCCCTGCGGCTCAACCCAGCGCGCACCCGCCATCAACCCCATGGATGGACGTGCAAAAATCAATGTACAGACCAATGCCGCGACCGGATTGCCCGGCAAACCAAACACCGGCACCCCCTGCCACATCCCCAGCGCCAGTGGCCGGCCCGGCTTCAACGCAATCCGCCATTGCTGCATGGCACCGCTCTCCCGCAACAATGCCGACATATGATCCTCATCCCCCGCAGAGGCACCGCCGCTGGTCAAGATCACATCAACCTGTGTCGCCGCACGATCCAGACAGTTGCGCAACGCTGCGCGATCATCTGGCGCTTTTCCCAGATCCACCGCGACAAATCCCATTTGGGCCAACAAAGCCAACAACATCGGACGATTGGCATCATAGATCTGCCCTGCCGCCGCAGGCTCTCCCGGCTCCACCAGTTCATCACCCGTAGAGAGAACACCAACCCGCAGCAGCTCCCGCACTGGAAGTTCGGACAAGCCCGTCGCCGAGGTCAGCGCCAGATCCGCAGGTGTGATCACCCGCCCCTTGGACAGGATCAGATCACCCGCAGCCGCATCTTCACCAGCCTTGCGGGTATTGACGCCACGCTTGAGCGGCCCCTGAAACGCGATCTGAGCGCCCTCCCTGCTGACATCCTCCTCAAGGATCACGGTATCCACCCCTTGCGGCAGGGCAGCCCCCGTCAGGATACGAATGGCCTGCCCAGCGGCGACCTCCCCCTCATAGGACAGACCCGCCGCCGCCCGCCCCTCACAAAGAGGCAAGACCTGTGGCCCCTCTCCGGCAGGGCCTGCAAACCCGTAGCCATCCACCGCCGTATTCGGTTGCGGCGGGTTGCTGCGAAGAGCAAACACATCCTCCGCCAAAACCCGGCCCAGACATTGCCCCAACGGTCGCACCGCAGCAGCAGTCACCACTGTCAGGTTTTGCCGCAGATGATCCAGTGCCGCATCAACCGGTGTCCAGTCGACACCAGCGGGCAAGGCAAAACAATCATTGCGTAAAGGCGGCGGGGCAAGGGTCATAGTTGGTCCACTCCCAGGATCCAGCCCTCTTCGGGCGCGGTGACGGTCAACAGCCGCTGTAATTCTGCCATGGGTAGGCCCGCAAGTTCCAGCGCCAGCTTGTGCACCTGCCAGGCATCCTTGATCCAGTGGTCTGGCCCCGGCCCAGCCAGCAATGTCGGCCAGATTTCAACCAGCGCCACTGGTTTGTCCAGCGGTTCAAACGGCCAGACCGCGACCTGACCAGCAAAGCGGCGACGCAGGCGCTCCAAAACCGGCAGACCCATCATCACCTGACTGCCAACCGCTCCTGCACCG encodes the following:
- a CDS encoding VOC family protein codes for the protein MTVRLEHANITVSSPETTAAWMQDVFGWHIRWQGEAISGGYSLHVGEADSYLALYCPPEPLAKAPTSYTVNGGLNHIAVVVDDLDAVETRVRAAGFIPGEHHDYEPGRRFYFRDRDNIEFEVVQYDA
- the greA gene encoding transcription elongation factor GreA, whose product is MEKIPMTPTGHAALETELKTLKSVERPAIIKAIAEARELGDLSENAEYHSAREKQSFIEGRIKELEGILSLADVINPAKLSGAIKFGAKVTVVDEDTDEEKTWQIVGEHEANIEAGLLNIKSPIARALIGKEEGDSVEVRTPGGDRAYEILKIIYA
- a CDS encoding molybdopterin-binding protein → MTLAPPPLRNDCFALPAGVDWTPVDAALDHLRQNLTVVTAAAVRPLGQCLGRVLAEDVFALRSNPPQPNTAVDGYGFAGPAGEGPQVLPLCEGRAAAGLSYEGEVAAGQAIRILTGAALPQGVDTVILEEDVSREGAQIAFQGPLKRGVNTRKAGEDAAAGDLILSKGRVITPADLALTSATGLSELPVRELLRVGVLSTGDELVEPGEPAAAGQIYDANRPMLLALLAQMGFVAVDLGKAPDDRAALRNCLDRAATQVDVILTSGGASAGDEDHMSALLRESGAMQQWRIALKPGRPLALGMWQGVPVFGLPGNPVAALVCTLIFARPSMGLMAGARWVEPQGFDLPAAFHKRKKPGRREYLRARVRDGKVEVFKSEGSGRVSSLSWAEGLVELADGAATIEPGDPVRFIPYASFGL